A window of Panicum virgatum strain AP13 chromosome 8K, P.virgatum_v5, whole genome shotgun sequence contains these coding sequences:
- the LOC120645704 gene encoding UPF0481 protein At3g47200-like translates to MAERASSSASWVVEMEKLLEDSRPSVEMARWKQCYIYQVPEFIKKMTKRAAYQPQFVSLGPLHHGKRHLLPMEEHKRRAMLHMVNSTGKPLTEFVAAIEEVADELEAAYEDLDDRWRGVNRGSFVQMMVTDGCFLIELLSIYQSPESENTDYADNDPIFSRSSFTNLWSIMTNDMIAMENQIPLLVLQRILFVTWSGTPPSAGEINNMVRSILNVPLFEEGVEKLGLHILDIFHKQYYGTTPHWEGSDKYEPRTPSAVELSEAGIQFIKNNTRSIHDVDFENGVLSMPLFTFHDQTEVELLNLMAFEWLHPDAKYDVRSYITFMDNIIRSERDVALLRSQGIITNHMRSDKKVVELLSIATKLGNANIDHRLGHVQGKMNSYCRNTIAIALARNRRNEWFTILVNNYLEQVF, encoded by the exons ATGGCCGAGAGGGCTAGTTCTTCTGCTAGCTGGGTGGTGGAGATGGAGAAGCTGCTTGAGGACAGCAGGCCATCGGTGGAGATGGCGCGGTGGAAGCAGTGCTACATCTATCAGGTGCCGGAGTTTATCAAGAAGATGACCAAGAGAGCTGCCTACCAGCCACAGTTCGTATCGCTGGGCCCCTTGCACCACGGCAAGCGCCACCTCCTGCCCATGGAGGAGCACAAGAGGCGGGCGATGCTGCACATGGTCAACTCGACCGGGAAGCCTCTAACGGAGTTCGTCGCAGCGATCGAGGAAGTGGCGGATGAGCTTGAGGCCGCCTACGAGGACCTTGACGATAGGTGGCGTGGAGTGAACAGAGGTAGCTTTGTGCAGATGATGGTCACGGATGGATGCTTCCTGATTGAGCTGCTATCGATCTATCAAAGTCCAGAGTCCGAGAATACTGATTACGCGGACAACGACCCCATCTTCAGCAGGAGTAGCTTTACTAATTTGTGGTCAATAATGACGAACGACATGATCGCGATGGAAAACCAAATACCTCTACTCGTTCTGCAGAGGATCTTATTTGTTACTTGGAGTGGCACACCGCCG AGCGCTGGAGAGATCAACAATATGGTCCGAAGTATTCTGAACGTCCCACTCTTTGAGGAAGGCGTGGAGAAGCTGGGCCTCCACATCTTGGACATTTTTCACAAACAGTACTATGGCACTACTCCACATTGGGAAGGATCGGACAAATATGAGCCTCGCACTCCCAGTGCAGTTGAGCTGAGCGAGGCAGGGATCCAGTTCATAAAAAACAACACTCGAAGTATCCACGACGTTGACTTTGAAAATGGTGTGCTCAGCATGCCGCTGTTCACGTTCCATGATCAAACGGAGGTGGAGCTCCTCAACCTGATGGCATTTGAGTGGCTACATCCCGACGCCAAATACGACGTGAGGTCCTACATAACCTTCATGGACAATATCATCAGGTCGGAAAGAGACGTGGCACTTCTGAGATCGCAAGGGATCATTACGAACCATATGCGCAGCGACAAGAAGGTGGTGGAATTGCTCAGCATTGCCACAAAGTTAGGAAATGCGAACATAGACCACAGGCTGGGCCACGTGCAGGGGAAGATGAACAGCTACTGCAGGAACACGATAGCCATAGCCCTGGCCAGGAATCGCCGGAACGAGTGGTTCACCATCTTGGTGAACAACTACTTAGAGCAGGTATTCTAA